In Desulfofundulus kuznetsovii DSM 6115, the following are encoded in one genomic region:
- a CDS encoding YpmA family protein yields MKEKEGKLELIATKSFAPYSEMYKVIDFLNKNLKHKKIMFGLTKDPEKGKMIISIYEI; encoded by the coding sequence ATGAAGGAAAAAGAAGGCAAGCTGGAGTTAATAGCTACTAAAAGTTTTGCTCCCTATTCGGAAATGTACAAGGTAATTGATTTCCTAAATAAAAACCTGAAGCATAAGAAAATAATGTTTGGTTTAACCAAAGATCCCGAGAAGGGCAAAATGATTATTTCAATTTATGAAATATAG
- the folE gene encoding GTP cyclohydrolase I FolE, whose product MIDTEKIEKAVRMILEAIGEDPDREGLRETPARVARMYKEIFCGLWEDPELHLEKIFTEEHEEMILVKDIPIYSMCEHHLLPFFGKAHVAYIPRRGKVTGLSKLARVVEGFAKRPQLQERLTTQIADSIMRRLNPQGVLVVIEAEHMCMTLRGIRKPGSKTITSAVRGSFQRSEATRAEALALIKD is encoded by the coding sequence ATGATTGATACCGAAAAGATTGAAAAAGCGGTACGCATGATTTTAGAAGCCATCGGCGAGGACCCTGACCGGGAGGGACTAAGGGAAACGCCGGCCCGGGTAGCCAGAATGTACAAAGAAATTTTTTGTGGTTTATGGGAAGATCCGGAATTACACTTAGAAAAAATATTTACCGAGGAACATGAAGAAATGATCCTGGTGAAGGACATCCCCATATATTCTATGTGCGAGCATCACCTGTTACCCTTCTTTGGCAAGGCCCATGTAGCCTATATACCCAGGCGGGGTAAAGTAACGGGGCTTTCCAAGCTGGCACGGGTGGTGGAGGGATTTGCCAAACGCCCCCAATTACAAGAGCGCCTGACCACCCAGATCGCCGACAGCATTATGCGCCGGCTAAATCCGCAAGGTGTGCTGGTTGTAATTGAGGCGGAGCACATGTGCATGACTCTGCGGGGAATCCGTAAGCCTGGCTCAAAAACCATTACCTCGGCAGTTCGTGGTTCTTTTCAAAGAAGCGAGGCCACAAGGGCAGAAGCCCTGGCCCTCATTAAGGACTAG
- a CDS encoding 7-carboxy-7-deazaguanine synthase QueE, producing MSPPVAPLVEIFSSIQGEGIWVGCRQIFLRFAGCNLACSYCDTPRGIPHYCRWEARPGSREFLLLPNPLTAQEVALMIRKLEPAAHHSISLTGGEPLLHTSFLLELIPLLKGTRQGIYLETNGTLPDSLERILPLVDIIAMDIKLPGTANINPCWQEHRAFLKLARGKHVFVKLVVDEDSKPEEIERALDLICSVGDIPLVIQPVTTPEGKTRVNPEKVITWQSRALERLTDVRVIPQTHKFLGHL from the coding sequence GTGTCCCCCCCGGTTGCCCCCCTGGTGGAAATTTTCTCCTCCATCCAGGGCGAGGGTATCTGGGTGGGTTGCCGGCAAATTTTTTTGCGCTTCGCCGGCTGTAACCTGGCCTGTAGCTATTGCGACACGCCCCGGGGTATACCCCACTACTGCCGCTGGGAAGCCCGGCCGGGCAGCCGAGAATTTCTTCTGTTGCCCAACCCCCTCACCGCCCAAGAGGTAGCCTTGATGATCAGGAAACTAGAGCCGGCCGCCCATCACTCCATCAGTCTGACGGGGGGAGAACCGCTACTCCACACATCCTTTCTTTTGGAGCTCATTCCCCTCCTTAAGGGAACCCGGCAGGGTATTTATCTGGAAACCAACGGCACTTTACCGGATAGTTTGGAAAGGATACTTCCCCTGGTGGACATTATCGCCATGGATATCAAATTACCGGGAACTGCCAACATAAACCCCTGCTGGCAGGAACACAGGGCATTTCTAAAGCTGGCCCGCGGGAAACATGTATTCGTGAAGCTGGTAGTGGATGAAGACAGCAAACCGGAAGAAATAGAAAGGGCCCTGGACTTGATCTGCAGCGTGGGGGATATCCCCCTGGTGATCCAGCCGGTGACAACCCCTGAAGGTAAAACCAGGGTAAACCCGGAAAAAGTAATCACCTGGCAATCCCGGGCTCTGGAAAGACTAACCGACGTCAGGGTCATCCCCCAGACGCATAAATTTTTGGGTCACTTGTAA
- a CDS encoding DUF366 family protein, which yields MHVYFAPQTILYDGTQLSSLWAYRSFGLLGDSIVAFRGPCRVQFEHMVDLEDVRAQSPIYGDDMLHFIVEHFDHDLERTVLRQRLLVAIIREILEQKGHGLQRCGDDLYYQDRKLSISIATTTPVSTMIHTALNITAENTPVPAAGLVELGWPVAQIPDLAGEIGRAYADEMQSVQRSRCKVRGVG from the coding sequence ATGCACGTTTATTTTGCCCCCCAGACCATCCTGTACGACGGTACACAACTTTCATCCCTTTGGGCCTACCGTTCCTTTGGCCTGTTAGGGGACAGCATTGTGGCCTTCAGGGGGCCCTGCCGCGTTCAATTCGAGCACATGGTTGATCTGGAGGATGTACGGGCACAGTCACCCATTTACGGCGATGATATGTTGCATTTCATCGTGGAACACTTTGATCACGATTTAGAAAGAACAGTCCTACGACAGCGCCTCCTGGTAGCCATCATCAGGGAAATACTGGAGCAAAAGGGGCACGGGTTACAACGATGCGGAGATGATTTATATTACCAGGACCGTAAACTTTCTATTTCCATTGCCACTACCACACCCGTATCCACCATGATCCATACGGCCTTAAATATAACGGCGGAAAATACACCGGTACCGGCAGCCGGCTTGGTGGAACTGGGTTGGCCGGTGGCACAAATCCCGGATCTGGCCGGGGAAATTGGCCGGGCCTACGCAGACGAAATGCAGAGCGTGCAACGCTCCAGATGTAAAGTAAGGGGGGTGGGTTAG
- the queC gene encoding 7-cyano-7-deazaguanine synthase QueC encodes MKSIVLLSGGLDSTVSMAQALREGQVELCLTMDYGQRAAAREIAAASALAAYYKLAHRVIQLPFLGEVTTTSLVNRKETIPEPAEEFLDDPQQATATAAAVWVPNRNGLFINIAACFAEALGCEQVVTGFNREEAATFPDNSFDFLEAINSSLAYSTASGVRVVSYTARLNKAEIVRLGQRLGVPWHLIWSCYYGGQTMCGRCESCRRLCRAMAAAGLEDWIRR; translated from the coding sequence GTGAAAAGTATCGTTTTGCTTTCCGGTGGCCTGGATTCCACCGTTTCCATGGCCCAAGCCTTACGCGAAGGCCAGGTAGAGCTCTGCCTGACCATGGATTACGGCCAGCGGGCGGCCGCAAGGGAAATTGCGGCTGCCAGCGCCCTGGCTGCCTATTATAAACTAGCCCACCGGGTGATCCAGTTGCCCTTCCTGGGTGAGGTTACCACTACCTCCCTGGTGAACAGGAAGGAAACCATACCGGAACCTGCGGAAGAATTTTTAGACGACCCCCAACAGGCTACAGCTACGGCGGCCGCAGTATGGGTACCCAATCGCAACGGCCTGTTCATTAATATTGCCGCGTGCTTTGCGGAAGCTCTGGGCTGTGAGCAGGTAGTAACCGGTTTTAACCGCGAAGAAGCAGCTACTTTTCCTGATAACAGCTTTGATTTTTTAGAGGCCATCAACAGCTCCCTGGCCTATTCCACGGCCAGCGGTGTGCGCGTGGTCAGCTACACCGCTAGACTAAATAAAGCGGAAATAGTGCGCCTGGGGCAACGCCTGGGAGTACCGTGGCACCTGATTTGGAGCTGCTACTATGGTGGACAGACCATGTGCGGGCGCTGTGAAAGTTGCCGGCGACTCTGCCGGGCCATGGCCGCCGCAGGGCTTGAGGATTGGATCCGGAGGTGA
- the queD gene encoding 6-carboxytetrahydropterin synthase QueD: MYRLTVIKRFAAAHRLVNYEGQCARLHGHTWTIEVSVGGEKLDSCGMLIDFRALKKLVGQIVGELDHSYLNDLHPFSEPNFNPTAENLARYIYYKLKSLLPSDLTMGEVRVWESPDVCASYREDIRP; the protein is encoded by the coding sequence ATGTACCGGTTAACTGTAATTAAGCGCTTTGCAGCCGCCCACCGCCTGGTCAATTACGAGGGTCAATGTGCCCGACTGCACGGACACACCTGGACCATAGAGGTTTCGGTGGGGGGAGAGAAACTGGACTCCTGCGGTATGCTCATTGACTTTCGAGCTTTAAAGAAACTGGTAGGCCAGATCGTAGGAGAACTGGATCATAGCTATTTAAATGATTTGCACCCGTTTAGTGAGCCTAATTTTAACCCCACCGCGGAAAACCTGGCCAGATACATTTATTATAAACTGAAGTCGCTGCTGCCCTCCGATTTGACCATGGGCGAGGTACGGGTTTGGGAATCCCCCGATGTCTGTGCCAGCTACCGGGAGGATATCAGACCGTGA
- a CDS encoding tetratricopeptide repeat protein, with product MWNPLPALKRQSTLAVLWQVGARILEALGADEQALRWIDRAMRLEPRQVTLHLHATRLCLKRGRLDRAILHWKKVTGEQGKTSLLYWLKRTNQRAFNASRLIQKTGTYSLEEKEKNPVPPVKERKNYLPRFLGWYGYIFQRRPDTPPLDEIGVQLLEIGRAEQALAVFRQVLLCQGASPELYLNMGLAASKLGRHEEALEYYQRAQAGGLNNVEVMNNKGYSLSHLGRYEEAIACYELAKEMCPGDAAILSNLASCYHRAQLYQKALSCYENALRCSSHDTTTLNNYALCLDEMGRHGEALQFYDRALTVDPDNQTILLNKAACLVKLKRYDEAIAICDQILARKPGCLETWGMRGNVLNEMGRTSEAVECYNRALSLSSKKL from the coding sequence ATGTGGAACCCGCTACCTGCACTGAAGCGCCAGAGTACCTTGGCCGTTTTGTGGCAAGTAGGGGCCCGCATCCTGGAAGCCCTGGGGGCCGACGAACAGGCCCTGCGCTGGATTGATCGGGCCATGCGGCTTGAACCCAGACAAGTAACGCTCCACCTGCATGCAACCAGGCTGTGCCTGAAACGGGGCCGCCTGGACCGGGCAATCCTTCACTGGAAAAAAGTGACCGGCGAACAGGGTAAAACCAGCCTCTTGTACTGGCTTAAACGGACCAACCAGCGGGCTTTTAATGCTTCCCGGTTGATACAAAAGACCGGTACTTACTCCCTGGAAGAAAAGGAGAAAAATCCTGTTCCTCCCGTCAAAGAGAGAAAGAATTACCTTCCCCGTTTTCTAGGCTGGTATGGATATATTTTCCAGAGACGCCCCGACACACCGCCACTGGATGAAATAGGCGTGCAACTACTGGAAATAGGGAGGGCCGAACAGGCTCTGGCCGTGTTCCGGCAGGTTCTGCTCTGTCAGGGAGCCAGTCCTGAACTATACCTGAATATGGGACTGGCGGCCAGCAAGCTGGGCCGGCACGAAGAGGCCCTGGAATATTACCAGCGGGCGCAAGCTGGGGGATTGAATAACGTAGAAGTAATGAACAACAAGGGATACAGCCTGTCCCATTTAGGGCGATATGAGGAGGCTATTGCCTGTTATGAACTGGCCAAAGAAATGTGTCCTGGAGATGCGGCCATCCTGTCAAATCTGGCCTCCTGCTACCACCGGGCCCAGTTATATCAAAAAGCCCTTTCCTGTTATGAAAACGCCCTCCGTTGCAGTTCCCATGACACCACAACCTTGAACAACTATGCCTTGTGCCTGGATGAAATGGGCAGGCACGGGGAAGCCCTGCAGTTCTACGACCGGGCTCTGACCGTGGACCCGGATAACCAAACGATCCTTCTGAACAAGGCTGCATGTCTGGTAAAGTTGAAACGCTATGACGAAGCCATAGCCATATGTGACCAGATACTGGCCAGAAAACCAGGCTGTCTGGAAACATGGGGTATGCGGGGAAACGTGCTCAACGAGATGGGTCGCACCTCGGAAGCCGTGGAATGTTACAACCGGGCTTTGAGCCTGTCGAGCAAAAAATTATAA
- a CDS encoding heavy-metal-associated domain-containing protein, whose protein sequence is MTTQTTWLKIEGMSCNHCKAAVERALKQIDGVKDVLVDLNNKMATVTHNPKVTMEELTRAVERAGYQVLP, encoded by the coding sequence TTGACGACACAAACGACATGGCTAAAGATTGAAGGGATGTCCTGCAACCATTGCAAGGCTGCAGTGGAAAGGGCTTTAAAGCAAATTGACGGAGTAAAGGACGTTTTAGTTGATCTGAACAACAAAATGGCCACAGTTACCCACAATCCCAAGGTAACCATGGAGGAACTGACCAGGGCAGTTGAAAGGGCGGGCTATCAGGTACTTCCATAG